The genomic region ATCATTTGTCAATCATTTCACTATTTGTCATTTTTCTCCACTAAAAGAACAAAACCTATTGGCATTCCCATATAGGCTTTTTATATGGATCATAATTTTTCATACTAGACTTATATGTATTATAACTTTTTaacaatttataatattaaaaagtAATACATATTATAATTTTTAGAAAACTAACACTAATGACTACATACTTCAAACAATTACAGTttgaaatgaattaatttgaccacTCAAATGACATTTTGTCAATATTTTGGCAAGTGCAAACAAAAGTCCATCGATACTTTAATTTTAGATGGACGGTTCTATATAAGAAGATTTGATTTAAATGATTTCAATCAAATTCAATTAGATGGAATCTTTTAAATTTAAGTAGGACATTTTTCTAGAAAATGCaattttaacaaaataaaaaataaaaaatagcatgTCCCACAAATGGTGCATACAATTGTTGGACTCATATATAAATGATGTGGTAACATAATGCAATCCTTCATAATTTACAAAGCCATAAATTCTATATTTCTAAAAGaatatattttactttattttttattttttattttattgacaTATAGATGTTTTTCCTTTCATATCTATAAAAAATAGTATTGTTAGGTTGAATCACCCTAAATAAAGTAGGATATAAACTAGTTGCCAAAATAACACAATTAGCTCCAAAAAAGATCATATTTTTTATAATTGATGCTGCCAAACATAGGGGATACATCAAGATATaagaggcaaaaaaaaaaaaaaaagacactgtCATGAATATTTCATTACCAAATCATTTTGACTATACAAAAATTATATGATATAGAATGTAAGGATAGAAAAATTTAATATAATAGTGTTTTTTATATGTAATAAAAATTAGTATTTTATATATGTGTGGGTCATTGTAAAGATTTAAAATTGACAAGAGAATAGAATAAATCTATATTTTAGTCTACTATTTTCATATCAGTAAATTAAGGTATTCTAATGTTCATTTGGTCTACTACATGTGAGTCTCTACATGTCCCTCAAAATAAGATCCAAAATTTATTTTGACTAGCTTAAAATTCACtagttattttttattaattcTCCCTTCATATTGATCTCTTAATCTATTTTTGTAGATCAATTTGTAATTTTATAAATGACTCTTAAAATGGTTAATGAATTCTTTTTATAAGAAAAAGATCATCattcatttaattttcttactttgaataaatcaatatttttttatttcttattcttAATTATACCTTAAAATCTTTGATCTTCTCATACTAATGCTTGAAATCTCCTCTCTGTACCACCTTCTCAAATAAATTATGATAGAAACTAAATACCTAATCCAAATGCATGTAAACTATATCAATAATAATATCCAAGTATGTTCAAGATTCAACTAAAGGAACCCTAAGAAAGTGCATGCAACATTTCAAAGTCTACCAATTTTCCAATGTGATAGACTTCTCAAAATTTGAACTGTATTTTATGGCAAATATTGCTAAATACGGCCATCAACTTTAGACCCTCCATATAATGTTCTTAAAAAAATCAAGTCTATCAATTAGAAAAAGTTAAATATGCTCTATGATATTGTGTGCCATATGCAACCATTCATTTATATTCTCTGTTTTATACTATCTTATCCCAAGCTCCTCTTCAAAAGTGGAATTTCCAAAGGACTCTGAAGTTTTCATGTGCCTGTCAACAAAAGCAATAAATTTGATTCTCTTTTCTAAGATTTTTAGAATCCTTATCTGATCTACTTAATCATTCCCTTCATTTATATATTTATCAGCGCTTGGAATACTGACAATTTAGAGGTAGTTTTTCAATCTGGTACTGCAAGTCTAAACTATTCAACTTCTATATTCTGGTTTTATCCGATCTTATCCCAAGATTGTGGGACGATTAGCATCATTTGATTCTTCAAAAACAACATTCTAAATATAAATATTTCTCTTTTCTATATAGtgatatcattgtcatatttcGGTTTTCTATATAATGATATTATTGTTTAtgtaaatctctttttttttatgatgaaaagATTACAAACAGTTAAAATTATTTTGATTCTTATCTAATATAAGTATCCCTTTTTCTATATAATGATATCACTGTTCATGTAACTCTCTTCTTTTCTTTGTGACGATAAGATTGCATACCTCCataaaaattgaaattatttcaatttttatgtaATAAAAGTATTCCCCTTTTCTGTATAGTGATATCACTGCCCATGTAACTCTCTTCTTTTCTTCATGACGTGGATAGGATTGCCGACCTCCAGAAAGTTGAAATTATTTCAATTCTTACCTAATATAAATATTCCCCTTCTCTATATAGTGATATCACTGTCTATgtaattcttttcttttcttccaaagaATTACTGTTTTGTGGGACCTGGAAAGCTAAATATGTACAACTAGAATCTGTGAAGTGAAATCATTTTCTATAACTTTTAAATTACTTTTATTATTCTCATTTTCCACATAATGATATAATTGCTCTagtaaatcttttcttctttttgTAATGAAAGGATTAATATCTTGAGAAACCTTGGAAATGAAATCCTAACATATGTAAAGATTAAAACTAGCAGAGAATTGAAAACAAAACAGCagaaaagaaaacacacaaaacaaggtttaacgtggttcaccactaagtggctacgtccaccagaaacgcaGGGAATTATCTTATTAACCAAATATCGAGGTACACAGTACACCAAGTATGGGCTGCActcagccatttatataaacatgtCAGATACGAAATAAAGAATCTGGGGAATACAAACAGTCATGTAACCTTTGAGCTTCATATACCCCACTAGAATCTCTGAAAGTGAAATCTTTTTTCTATAACTCTCAAATTGCTTTTATTATTCCTCTTGGATTCAGCAATCCCAAAGGCAGTCTATAAATAAGGTGATCTACAAGATGGGAATTCATACCTGTCTCTTACAGTTTGAGTCTCAAAAGAGAGAAGAAATGTCTAAGAGAGTTAAAGTGAAAGTGGTAAAGGGTGCAGATTTGGTTGTCAGAGACCGGCGAAGCAGTGACCCCTATGTTGTGCTGACACTTGGTAACAATGTTCGTAATCTTCCACTCTTCTCATCCCTTTTAATGCCACTATCATACTTTTGTTGTTATAAAATTTCATTCTACGTAGAAATTTATTCTGCTTTTATGTATTCCTTGTGACAGAAAGCTAAAACCAGGGTTGTCTGGCAAAACCTAAATCCAGTTTGGAATGAAGAGTTTGTATTTCCCATAACAGATACTAATCGCTGCTTTCTCAAAATAGTAACTATTCCAAATCTAAActtgttttcattattttttaacaGAAATTTAATGAATGATACAGGTTATTACTTCTCATAAAAAGTAAAGGAAAACATTTAGGTTTTTGATCTAATGATGTTGGATGGCTTGATTTTTTCAGAAAGTGTGGGATAAGGATAAGTTTTTGAGCATTGATCATCTTGATCCGGATGATTATATGGGAGAAGCTGAAGTAGATCTGAATCAGCTTGTTAATGGAGTCAGTGATGTCAAAAAAGACAAAATTGTGTTGCCCACATCAAAATCAAACTGCTTTTTCAGAGACAGTTATGTCACAGAGTCTGCAGATGGTAAGAGAGTTCAAGAAGCGTGCTTGAAGCTTCGTAAAGTTGATTCTGGTGTTGTGGACCTGCAAATAGAATGTCCAGCTTAGAATAAGTAATGAAAGTACCAATCTTAATGTGTAATGAAAGCCAATACTATTACTTACAGTCCATCCTACTTTGGTATAGCTACTCTTAAATGTCACTGCTGACATATTTCTGTAAGCTACTAtgctattttataatatattttaaaaatagatGTTATATTAATGTTTTTTCTTTTCATTAGTATATGGTAAATTGATTAAGAAATAAGGATTTCAAGAAGAAAATATTTCAGTATCTTTTATATGGATTTATCTATACCATACTAATCTTGTGGAAATATGTGAATAacattatttaataaatcaatcatatttcTTTGGGTAATAATAGAGCAATAATTTATCTAAAGATAACCAAAcaacaaatttaaaattgaaaatagTCATTgaaattttattctatttttttaacaATCTACCAATATtttttattatcaaatttaagaaattTAAAATAATCATACAAAAATATGCATGACAAAAATAACTCCAACATAATCATACAAAGCAACGTGAGATGATAGTGATTCATCCATAATATGTAAaacattatttaaattttttggttTTAGTTAAATTACTATTAAATTTTTGATTGATTACAatataaagaaacaaaaaaattaagAATAATATAAGAAAGAACATTAAGAATaactattttttaagtttaaatataAATCTTTCTTTTGATCTCCATTTCAATTTTCTTTCTTATTTTTACTCAATATTTCACCACTATCAGAAAAGAAAAGCTCTGCAAAAATGCAGCGAAAAAACCGAGCGAAATTCCCATCACAATTTCTGCTGCGGAAAGCGCCAGACTTGGCCCAACAGGAGTGTTTTTTTGAGTGAACCAAATATGCGCTCAGGGTTCGCAATCTGGGGATCAGGGCTCCCCTGCCTTAGGAGCAGTCAGATTGGCAAGTGGTGAAACCTTGGAGGTCACGCCAGACAGCTATGAAACACTCTCTGGGGGTTGTGAAAAGCAATGACCAAAGCCATGGAAATACTAAGTCAACCATCTCCAATAGGTTTTATCAGTTGCAGAATCTTGAGGAAGGCTTCATAAAACCAATTCCCTGGGTTAGCTCTCACTccaataatgttagaagaagaaataataataACCACATAAGACCGACAGATATCCAACCTAGGGCTTTCGGGGCAAGGGCAAGATAGTTGTGACGCCTCCTAAACCCTCGATGGCCAAGCCGGTTATAAATAGGAACCCTAATTTAGATGTTGCAAATATTTTAGAGATTAATGGTAACTTGGTAAAGAGGATTCAATAGTCCTGTAAAGCTTTTGGGTTTTTCACTAGATGACAAGGACTCGAAATTCCGCCAGAGGTCATTGCAGACTAATTTATGTCTTCCTTCACATGGATAGTAAGTATAGCTATCTTGACTGAAGGTTTTCTGTATATTGATTGTGGAAATTCAAGACATAAGGAAGAATTCTTAACAGATAAATCTCCAACTTtcaaatgttttgattttagtTTTTTAGATTGGCATTCGGATTTTAACCCTAACAATTTGAAATCTTTTAAGATAAATAGACCAGTTTTAATCCCTAACTTACAGATAGAATTAATGGACACCGATATTATTAAGAAAATAGGTAACCACTTGGGTAAATTTGTAGAGCTTAGTGATAAGAATAGAAAATACTCGAACTACGTTATGATAATTAACATTTAAAGATGGGATGGGTAGGGAGATGGAAGCTCTTCCTCTTCCCTCGAATCAGGCTACAAGATTGGATGATCAAAGCAGCTTTAATGGTTCTCCCCATCTAAAGGAAGGGGAGAATATTAAGGAAAGGGTTGATCAAGAGGAGGATCTAGCCCACAAAGAGGAAGAGGTTAACTGTATCATTAACTATCTATGTGGCTCAGTTACTGAGGAAATTATGGACAAACTATTGGATGAAATAATAGACAAGGACAAACTTGATCTTCAGAAAAAAATGCTTAGTAAGGTAATCTTGGCCAGAACGTCTTTTAGAGTTAGATAACAAGGAGAATCAAACCTTAGGCATCAAACTTTGGGCAGATGATAAATCTACTCCGGATTGTGCCAAGCTCTGAAAAAAGAGAGGTAGGGAATCCTTATCGGAGCTAAGAGCCAATGATGGAATAGCGAAAGGTCAGGTTAAACTCGCGGACATGTTTCATgtagggaaggggaaggtccttcccaaggcACCATGAAAGTTGTGTCATGAAATGTTAGaggtttaaatgcccctaacaaataaaGGTTAGTCAAGCGATGTCTATCCTCTTATAGTCCAGAATTAGCTCTATTACAGGAGACTAAATTAGGGAGCAAATATTTAGTCTCCTTCGGCAAGCGATTAGGCTTTAGACAGATTATAGGGGCCCCAACCAATGGGGCCTATAGAGGACTTTCTATAATTTGGGATCTACGTAGTATCCTTTTCTCATTTATGGAGTCTCACAATAATTGGATGAGTGGGAGGGCAACCAGCCTCAAAAACAATCTATATTTTGTCATTATTAATGTGTATGGGCCTATCCTTAATGAGGAAAAAAAAAAGAGTATGGGAGGAAATTTGAGAATTTCACAAACACCCTTAATCAGCTATGTATCTTAGGTGGGGACTTTAATGCAATTTTGCATCAACATGAGAAGCAAGGAGGCTTAGGTATAAATGCTCGTGCTTCTCTTGACTTTACAGATTAGATCCATCATAGTGGCATGAGTGAGATTAATATGGTTAAGGAAGCCTTTACCTGGAACAATCGTAGGTTAAGGTTTAGTAACATTGCAGAGAAACTCGATAGATTCTTTGTTTTCAATAGTCTCATCAACTTTCCCTATACCTTGCATGCCTCTATTCTACCTTTCTCAAGATCGGATCACTTTCCTATTCAGCTTGACATTCAAGGGGAGGTTGGTCCAAAATGATGCCCATttaaatttgagaatatgtggttGAAAGATGATAACATCCTCGAGCTTCTAAAGGAGTGGTGGAATGTGGCCAAGGTCTCTAGGTTTGGGATCTTTAAGATTGTTAACAAACTTAAGATCATTAAGTAGAATCTCATTCATTGGAATAAAGAACACTTTggcaatatttttgacaataaagcCCAAGTGGAATTTGAGTTGGCAAAAGTTAATGAGAAAGTGCTGAGACATGGGATGGATGAGACCCTGTTTCTTAGAGAAAAGAAACTCCTTGCCGATCATAAATCAATTCTTGCCAAAGAAGaagtcttctggaaacaaaaatatGGAGAGAGGTGTCTGGATGGGGGTGATaagaacaccaaattcttccacaatagtGTGAGGATGAGAAAAGTCATAAATCATATCTCCAAGATTAAGTTAAGTGATGTTTCTAATGTGGTTAATCCTAAATCCATTGCGACAGAGGTTGTTgacttcttttctcttatcctcaatTCTAACTGGAGCCCTCATGGCTGTATCCAGGATAAGTTTATCAAGTGTATCCCAAAGCTTCTAAGTAAGGACCAAACCGATTCTCTTATTGCTAAATTTTATCTAGCAGAATTAGAAGCATCTCTTATGCAGATGAGCCCAGTTAAATCCCCTAGGCTAGATGGCTTTCCAACTagcttctttcaaaaatgttggcccTTCCTAGGTGTGGAAGTAACGAAAGCTCTAGAAGGAATGAGGAACTCAGGTAATATCCTCAAAGAAATTAACAACACTTTTTTGGCCCTTATCCCTAAAAAGGATAAACCTGAGCATTTTGATGAGTTTCAACCCTTTTCCTTGTGCAATCCTATCTATAAACACTTTTCTAAAACTCTAGCTAATAGGCTTCAAAAACTCCTTCCCCTATTGATTAGTGAGGAACATATGGGTTTTGTTTCTGGTAGATCtatttatgatggggttattatagctcaGGAGGCTATCCATTATGTCCAAAAGAATGGCAATCTCATTATGCTCTTAAAGCTTGCCATTAGGAAAGCATATGACAAGGTGAATTGGAGATTTCTATGCAGATTCTTAGAAGATTTTGTATTCCCCCCTGTCTAgattaatttgatttttgaatgtatCTCTACACCAAAATTCTCAATACTGGTTAATGGCACTTCTGAAGGATTTTTagttcctctaggggtttgagccagggagatcctctatccccttatctcttcatcattatggttgaATCCTTGGGGAGATTGATTTCTAGGGCCAGGGAGAATAGTCAGGTGTTGGGAATTAGAATCACTAGCAACCTTGACCCTATAATGCATccacaatttgtggatgacactatgcTATATGGGCTTAGCAATCTAAGTGAGGCTCAGGATTTTAAGCAAATCTTGGACTCTTACTCAATTGCTTCAGGTCAGGAAATCAATCTAGCTAAATTGGGAGTCTTCTTTTTAACACTAAGCTAAGTATACAAAAAAGACATATGTGGCATTCTAAATTTCAATCTAGGAAGCCTTCCCTGCAAGTATCTAGGCTTGCCCTTGGATAAGGGCTCTAGGTCATCTAATCTATGGGATGGAGTAGTAGAAAATATTAAAAGTAGGGTAGCAACTTGGAAGGGTAAGTGGCTATCCTTTGTAGGCAGAGCTACTCTGGTTAAATCGATTATGGCTGCTATGCCTATCTACCAGCTTTCATGTTTCAACTTGCCCCTGTCCAAAAAGGAAATACTAAA from Cryptomeria japonica chromosome 3, Sugi_1.0, whole genome shotgun sequence harbors:
- the LOC131060143 gene encoding GTPase activating protein 1; the encoded protein is MGIHTCLLQFESQKREEMSKRVKVKVVKGADLVVRDRRSSDPYVVLTLGNNKAKTRVVWQNLNPVWNEEFVFPITDTNRCFLKIKVWDKDKFLSIDHLDPDDYMGEAEVDLNQLVNGVSDVKKDKIVLPTSKSNCFFRDSYVTESADGKRVQEACLKLRKVDSGVVDLQIECPA